A DNA window from Rossellomorea marisflavi contains the following coding sequences:
- the gvpT gene encoding GvpT/GvpP family gas vesicle accessory protein → MASNNQTEEKKKQPESTEENANGSMQYAIIGGVVGAGLGLLSNPGTTKKMAASLGKSELMKAATKELRRTAQEFVTEQAMISLRQTASGYFNKMDSGVLSPLKNKLIDKKDSGEKESQNDEIKQIKEDNQDLNERLERIEEMLNKLVDSKK, encoded by the coding sequence ATGGCAAGTAACAATCAAACCGAAGAGAAGAAAAAGCAGCCTGAATCAACAGAAGAAAACGCGAACGGATCAATGCAATATGCCATCATCGGCGGAGTGGTCGGAGCCGGGCTGGGCTTGCTCTCGAATCCGGGTACCACAAAAAAGATGGCAGCGAGCCTTGGTAAATCAGAACTGATGAAGGCCGCTACAAAGGAACTGAGAAGGACGGCCCAAGAGTTCGTCACAGAGCAGGCGATGATTTCCCTTAGACAAACGGCTTCAGGATACTTCAACAAGATGGACAGTGGGGTTCTTTCCCCGCTGAAGAATAAGCTGATCGATAAAAAGGATTCGGGTGAGAAGGAATCCCAAAACGACGAAATCAAGCAGATCAAAGAAGATAATCAGGATTTGAATGAACGCCTCGAACGAATTGAAGAAATGTTGAATAAACTTGTCGACTCCAAGAAATAG
- a CDS encoding GntP family permease produces the protein MLSIIIGLALLMFFAYLGWSIIWVAPIVAGIVALLSGLDLMDAYTDTYMSGFVDFAKKWFPIFLLGAVFGKLMEDTGAAKSVAFQITRIIGEKRAILGVLVASAVLTYGGVSLFVVVFAIYPIALALFKKADITRNLIAPTIVLGAFTFTMTSVPGTPQIQNLIPMKTFGTTPMAGTFMGIGATIVMAVGGYFWLTWRQKRLASSGLHFIAPKNSTEVEKDGPLPHWILSLLPLLVVVILLNGVKWDPIPSLLSGTLLILILNAKQYKAFIPSVNEGAKGSVMAIINTSAAVGFGAVVTSVPDFDRITDVLLGFSDNPLISESLIVQVLAMITGSASGGMGIAMQALGDTYSGLAQSSGISPEAFHRMASIASGASILPHNGALLTLLAVTGVTHKETYKDVFIVGLIIPTIAVIVAIIMASLGII, from the coding sequence TTGTTAAGTATCATCATCGGCCTTGCACTGCTGATGTTTTTCGCATATTTAGGCTGGTCCATCATCTGGGTGGCCCCCATCGTCGCGGGAATCGTCGCACTGTTAAGCGGCCTTGATCTGATGGACGCATACACCGACACGTATATGTCAGGTTTTGTCGACTTCGCAAAGAAGTGGTTCCCGATCTTCCTTCTTGGAGCCGTATTCGGAAAACTGATGGAAGACACGGGAGCGGCGAAATCAGTTGCTTTCCAAATCACCAGAATCATCGGTGAAAAGAGGGCCATCCTCGGCGTGCTCGTCGCTTCCGCAGTCCTTACGTACGGGGGCGTCAGCCTCTTCGTGGTCGTATTCGCCATCTATCCGATTGCATTGGCTCTATTCAAAAAAGCCGATATCACCCGCAACCTCATTGCCCCGACCATCGTACTTGGTGCATTCACGTTCACCATGACGTCAGTGCCGGGAACACCGCAGATCCAGAATCTGATACCTATGAAAACGTTCGGAACGACGCCTATGGCAGGAACGTTCATGGGTATCGGGGCGACCATCGTCATGGCAGTGGGGGGATATTTCTGGCTCACCTGGAGACAGAAACGACTCGCCTCCTCGGGCTTGCACTTTATCGCACCTAAAAACTCAACAGAAGTGGAGAAAGATGGCCCTCTGCCACATTGGATCTTATCCCTGTTACCACTTTTAGTCGTCGTCATCCTGTTGAACGGTGTGAAATGGGATCCCATTCCGTCTTTGCTGTCAGGGACCCTTTTGATTCTCATCCTGAATGCCAAGCAGTATAAGGCGTTCATTCCGTCTGTAAATGAAGGGGCAAAGGGGTCGGTCATGGCCATCATCAACACAAGTGCCGCTGTCGGATTCGGGGCAGTTGTGACAAGTGTTCCGGATTTCGACAGAATCACCGATGTCCTGCTTGGCTTTTCAGATAATCCCTTGATTTCAGAGTCCCTGATCGTACAGGTACTTGCCATGATTACAGGTTCAGCCTCCGGCGGGATGGGAATCGCCATGCAGGCACTGGGCGATACCTATTCAGGACTCGCCCAGTCATCGGGCATCAGCCCTGAAGCCTTCCACCGCATGGCATCCATTGCCTCGGGAGCATCCATCCTGCCTCATAATGGCGCCCTCTTGACGCTTCTGGCAGTCACTGGCGTCACGCACAAGGAAACCTACAAAGACGTATTCATCGTAGGGTTGATCATCCCGACGATTGCCGTCATCGTTGCCATCATCATGGCGTCTCTCGGCATCATCTAA
- a CDS encoding helix-turn-helix domain-containing protein yields the protein MNHNYVLHEWGKDFHWEGTGQMSIKTFRRGRALYEANGGFYSVEENRYLLVNEGEYSLHIEEEEPVESFCLFFRSGFYSEVSRTLEASQDQLLTDPFKPVGEDGFFEKTYHLGPRLEKMLRLTKHAHHDRELEESFYSVMEAILADQTTVPQEQERLSSLKRSTREELFKRLSRANEYIRAYCHTALNLEDIARVACLSANHLLRNYGQLFGVTPKQHLMMYRMDKAKLLLKESSKSYTEMAYDLGFSNSASFSRSFKLHTGLSPRQYFKKGDF from the coding sequence ATGAATCATAATTATGTACTTCATGAGTGGGGAAAGGATTTTCATTGGGAAGGAACGGGACAGATGTCCATAAAAACCTTCAGACGAGGGCGTGCTCTCTATGAAGCGAACGGTGGCTTCTACAGCGTGGAAGAGAATCGATATCTGCTCGTGAATGAGGGCGAATATTCCCTCCATATCGAGGAAGAGGAGCCTGTTGAATCATTCTGCCTCTTCTTCCGATCAGGCTTTTATTCAGAAGTGTCTCGGACGTTGGAAGCCTCCCAGGACCAACTGCTCACAGATCCTTTCAAACCTGTTGGAGAAGATGGATTTTTTGAAAAGACCTATCATCTCGGGCCACGTCTTGAGAAGATGCTTAGACTGACGAAGCACGCCCATCACGACAGGGAACTTGAAGAATCCTTTTATTCCGTCATGGAAGCCATCCTGGCCGATCAAACCACTGTTCCTCAAGAGCAGGAGCGTTTATCTTCTTTAAAGCGGTCAACACGTGAAGAACTATTCAAAAGGCTCAGCAGGGCCAACGAATACATACGAGCCTACTGTCATACAGCCCTCAACCTTGAAGACATAGCGCGCGTTGCCTGTCTATCTGCCAATCACCTGCTCAGAAACTACGGGCAATTGTTCGGTGTCACGCCAAAACAACACCTGATGATGTACCGGATGGACAAAGCCAAACTCCTCCTGAAAGAATCCTCTAAGTCCTACACAGAGATGGCTTATGATCTCGGATTTTCAAATTCAGCATCCTTCAGCCGTTCTTTTAAGCTCCATACAGGATTATCACCCAGGCAATATTTTAAAAAAGGTGATTTTTGA
- a CDS encoding VOC family protein, with protein sequence MIKSVGQVGIPVKNIERATAFYQGTLGLPLLFHTDTMAFLQSGDVRILLTLPEKQEYDHPSSVVYFNVDITRTAYLELRNKGVEVSGEPHVVSKMGEIETWMCFFKDSEGNTHALMSEERAE encoded by the coding sequence ATGATCAAATCAGTCGGACAAGTCGGGATCCCCGTCAAGAACATCGAGAGGGCGACAGCCTTTTATCAGGGAACCCTGGGACTCCCGCTTCTCTTCCATACGGATACAATGGCCTTCCTGCAATCAGGGGACGTAAGGATCCTCCTCACCTTGCCGGAAAAGCAGGAATACGACCATCCTAGCTCCGTTGTGTATTTCAATGTGGACATTACGCGTACTGCTTATTTGGAGTTGAGGAATAAAGGCGTGGAAGTCTCCGGGGAACCACATGTGGTGTCCAAAATGGGGGAAATTGAGACGTGGATGTGTTTTTTCAAGGATTCTGAAGGGAATACGCATGCATTAATGAGTGAAGAAAGAGCTGAATAG
- the gvpN gene encoding gas vesicle protein GvpN, which translates to MTVLTQKIHKGSKSYVQDEGTNDLISRSMSYLKLGYPVHFTGPSGTGKTSLALTLAKKRRRPVMLMHGNHELNNSDLIGDFIGYSSKQTVDNYVRSVYKKDEQVTENWRDGRLLEAVKNGYTLVYDEFTRSEPTTNNLFLSILEEGIIPLYGSKRTEPFIRVHPEFRMIFTSNPSEYAGVYKTQDALLDRLITIPIGFKTSEEEAHIVSEKVDLVLSEAREITNLIAELRSHCRDGLGGPSLRASLMIARIALEQDIPIQGDDQDFQRLCLDITTHSLSRSIESDHPEEEAKKIVLEACKNMTSKENSDE; encoded by the coding sequence GTGACGGTTTTAACCCAGAAGATCCATAAAGGCAGCAAATCGTATGTCCAAGATGAAGGGACCAACGACTTGATCAGCCGCTCAATGAGTTATTTGAAGCTTGGTTATCCCGTCCATTTCACGGGGCCATCCGGGACAGGGAAGACATCCCTCGCCCTCACGCTGGCAAAGAAAAGAAGGCGTCCGGTCATGCTGATGCATGGAAACCACGAACTGAACAACAGTGATCTTATCGGGGATTTCATTGGTTATTCAAGCAAACAGACGGTGGATAACTACGTGAGATCTGTCTACAAGAAGGATGAGCAGGTCACGGAGAACTGGAGGGACGGTCGGCTCTTGGAAGCTGTCAAAAATGGATATACGCTTGTATACGATGAATTCACTCGTTCCGAACCGACAACGAATAACCTTTTCCTCTCCATATTGGAAGAGGGGATCATCCCCCTTTACGGTTCGAAACGGACGGAGCCGTTCATCAGGGTTCATCCTGAGTTCCGGATGATCTTTACAAGCAACCCATCTGAGTATGCAGGCGTATATAAAACACAGGATGCCCTTCTGGACCGCTTGATCACGATCCCGATAGGTTTCAAGACCAGTGAAGAAGAAGCCCATATCGTTTCTGAGAAAGTGGATCTTGTGCTTTCGGAAGCTCGTGAGATTACGAATTTGATTGCAGAGCTTCGCAGTCATTGCCGCGATGGACTCGGCGGGCCAAGTTTGCGCGCCTCCCTGATGATCGCGCGGATCGCACTGGAACAGGACATTCCCATACAAGGGGATGATCAGGATTTTCAGCGCCTTTGTTTGGATATTACGACCCATTCCCTGAGCCGCAGTATTGAATCCGATCATCCTGAAGAAGAGGCAAAGAAAATCGTGTTGGAAGCTTGCAAGAACATGACGTCAAAGGAGAATTCAGATGAGTGA
- the gvpJ gene encoding gas vesicle protein GvpJ, which translates to MAIQKSTDSSSLAEVIDRILDKGIVIDAFARVSVVGIEILTIEARVVIASVDTWLRYAEAVGLLRDEVQEEGLATQSNERNSQFSI; encoded by the coding sequence ATGGCGATTCAAAAAAGTACGGATAGTTCCAGTCTGGCAGAGGTCATTGACCGCATTTTGGATAAAGGAATCGTAATCGATGCATTCGCAAGGGTTTCCGTTGTTGGGATAGAGATCTTGACCATCGAGGCGAGAGTGGTGATCGCGAGTGTGGATACATGGTTGCGCTATGCAGAAGCCGTCGGGCTGCTTCGCGATGAAGTGCAGGAAGAAGGATTGGCAACGCAGTCCAATGAACGGAACTCACAGTTCAGCATCTAA
- the gvpJ gene encoding gas vesicle protein GvpJ, translating into MSIQKSTDSSSLAEVIDRILDKGIVIDAFARVSLVGIEILTVEARVVIASVDTWLRYAEAVGLLRDEVEKEGLENRTTSKESFSV; encoded by the coding sequence ATGAGTATTCAAAAGAGCACAGACAGTTCGAGCCTGGCAGAGGTGATCGATCGGATATTGGATAAAGGTATTGTAATCGATGCCTTCGCAAGAGTATCGCTGGTCGGCATAGAAATCCTCACCGTGGAAGCCAGGGTGGTTATCGCCAGTGTTGATACGTGGCTTCGGTACGCGGAAGCCGTGGGTCTTCTGCGGGATGAAGTGGAAAAAGAAGGACTCGAGAATAGGACAACATCTAAAGAATCATTCAGCGTGTAA
- the gvpQ gene encoding gas vesicle protein GvpQ, producing MGNPIKKAATKTAKKAYEHAPESVKDKLKDKAKEKAVEKVEETVQSKAKKASGKLEDAKEKNADKVHGKADNAEDKVQDVLLSVREKLKKAKEAGEAFQEKMSSSDDRGGKGAKNLKGVSNIKSSQSIKSSTDIKSSENIKSSKDIKTITS from the coding sequence GTGGGGAATCCCATTAAAAAAGCAGCGACAAAAACGGCGAAAAAAGCCTATGAACATGCTCCGGAATCCGTAAAGGATAAGCTCAAGGACAAGGCAAAGGAAAAAGCGGTCGAAAAAGTGGAAGAAACCGTCCAATCCAAAGCAAAGAAAGCATCCGGAAAGCTCGAGGACGCCAAGGAAAAGAACGCTGATAAAGTCCATGGCAAAGCAGATAATGCAGAAGACAAGGTGCAGGATGTCCTATTATCTGTACGTGAAAAATTAAAAAAGGCCAAGGAAGCGGGCGAAGCATTTCAGGAAAAGATGTCTTCTTCGGATGACCGGGGTGGAAAGGGCGCCAAGAACTTAAAAGGCGTCAGCAACATCAAAAGCTCCCAGTCTATCAAGAGCTCTACGGATATCAAAAGCTCGGAAAACATCAAATCGTCCAAGGATATTAAAACCATTACTTCATAA
- the essA gene encoding type VII secretion protein EssA yields the protein MKAKILLVAILASLLFTGAPVLANTDIEDLVPNDYQDNKFRKNTDLIHERNLYNNERSTIPEEQKGLTFDGAGSETSEERLDALFQGTEKDTNTIKAKADNLKLFSETETAKLGSLEEQGEKSSSLSLLIIIFAGICLLLLIAVMIAWARAGQNMIKA from the coding sequence ATGAAGGCTAAAATCCTTCTGGTGGCCATTCTCGCAAGCCTCCTCTTCACAGGGGCTCCGGTACTTGCCAATACGGATATTGAAGATCTCGTCCCGAATGATTATCAGGATAATAAGTTCCGGAAAAATACAGACCTGATTCATGAAAGGAATCTGTATAACAACGAACGGAGCACCATTCCTGAAGAGCAGAAGGGATTGACCTTTGATGGTGCCGGGAGTGAAACATCTGAAGAGCGATTGGATGCCCTCTTTCAAGGAACGGAAAAAGATACGAATACCATCAAGGCAAAAGCCGATAATCTGAAGCTCTTCAGTGAAACCGAAACGGCCAAATTGGGCTCGTTGGAAGAGCAGGGGGAAAAATCATCCTCTCTGTCTCTCCTCATCATCATCTTTGCAGGGATCTGTCTCCTGCTTCTCATCGCGGTGATGATTGCCTGGGCACGTGCAGGTCAGAACATGATAAAAGCGTAA
- the gvpO gene encoding gas vesicle protein GvpO, translating into MEITEIMKSVKGFFEEHVAPVHKVTSVEMTEDEGWRLTVEVVEEKEYMKRYAKDEMLGTYDVLLNQDKEVISFKRKDVRYRSAIGQEM; encoded by the coding sequence ATGGAAATCACTGAAATCATGAAAAGTGTGAAAGGATTCTTCGAAGAGCATGTAGCCCCGGTCCATAAGGTCACATCCGTTGAAATGACGGAAGATGAAGGCTGGAGGCTCACGGTGGAAGTAGTCGAAGAGAAAGAATATATGAAACGGTACGCAAAGGACGAAATGCTCGGAACATATGATGTCCTCCTCAATCAAGATAAGGAGGTCATCTCCTTCAAACGGAAGGACGTCAGGTACAGGAGTGCCATCGGGCAGGAAATGTAG
- a CDS encoding ParM/StbA family protein, which produces MTTTRIAAIDVGNDSLKGVFGKLESEVNIPNVIARDIEDRPIIGIEELDAQSPLDGIHIRVHSPTLKDNNAIYRVGNLATKSTNSTELDPGSSKSEEDQTLVMLFASLALDAAAHDGFKKNNKVIEANYTLGTGLPLREVKEGKDVGYRSKLLGSVHQVEFLVTPQYQGVKVNIRFDEVKVYPEGFAAFINLVMDNNGNIINKELIDKRILIQDIGGLSTDIAVIKDRKVDDDKAQGFNLGVSESLELIREEIRSRHGVELDSRRDVVEIITKKSDRNHIMVKGSRTSVHDIVDRIMLELAKKQYRHLRNMWQKNSQTEICYFIGGGSSVLKEYIKTLNNNLDGYNIDFFEDEKESIWMMVQAYYKLISDYVRKSEKADKVKEEQKLAKSK; this is translated from the coding sequence ATGACAACGACTCGTATTGCCGCAATTGATGTAGGTAACGACTCTCTTAAAGGTGTATTTGGTAAATTGGAATCAGAAGTAAACATCCCTAATGTCATTGCAAGGGATATTGAAGATCGTCCTATCATCGGAATTGAAGAGCTGGACGCTCAAAGCCCACTAGACGGTATACATATCCGTGTCCACTCCCCTACTCTCAAAGATAATAACGCAATCTATCGTGTAGGAAATCTCGCAACGAAAAGTACGAACTCAACAGAACTTGATCCAGGAAGCAGCAAATCGGAAGAAGATCAAACGCTCGTCATGCTCTTCGCTTCCCTTGCGCTTGATGCAGCAGCACACGATGGATTTAAAAAGAATAATAAAGTAATTGAAGCAAATTATACGCTTGGTACCGGACTTCCGCTCCGTGAAGTAAAGGAAGGGAAGGATGTCGGATACCGCTCAAAACTTCTTGGATCCGTTCATCAGGTGGAATTCCTGGTCACCCCTCAGTATCAAGGTGTGAAGGTCAATATCCGTTTTGATGAAGTGAAGGTGTATCCGGAAGGTTTCGCAGCGTTCATCAACCTGGTAATGGATAACAACGGAAACATTATTAATAAAGAACTGATCGATAAGCGCATCCTGATTCAGGATATAGGAGGTCTCTCGACTGATATCGCCGTCATTAAAGACCGCAAAGTCGACGATGACAAAGCCCAAGGATTCAATCTTGGGGTATCTGAATCACTCGAGCTGATCAGGGAAGAAATCCGCTCACGTCATGGTGTGGAGCTTGACAGCAGGCGCGACGTCGTAGAAATCATCACGAAGAAAAGCGACCGCAATCACATCATGGTGAAGGGAAGCCGTACAAGCGTCCACGATATCGTAGATCGGATCATGCTTGAATTGGCCAAGAAGCAATACCGTCATCTTAGAAACATGTGGCAAAAGAATTCCCAAACGGAAATCTGCTATTTCATCGGGGGCGGTTCAAGCGTCCTGAAGGAATATATCAAGACGTTGAACAATAATCTCGATGGCTATAACATCGACTTCTTTGAGGATGAGAAAGAGAGTATCTGGATGATGGTCCAAGCTTACTACAAGCTCATCTCTGACTATGTAAGAAAGAGCGAAAAAGCCGATAAAGTGAAAGAAGAACAAAAACTGGCGAAATCAAAATAG
- a CDS encoding 3-hydroxybutyrate dehydrogenase: MVNDKVVVITGSASGIGYEIGKTFAENGSKVVLTDLNEEGVKASAQELKDLGYEAIGLKADVTSEEDIKNMIQAAHKEYGRIDVLINNAGLQHVSPIEEFPTEKFELMIKIMLTAPFVAIKHVLPIMKEQKFGRILNISSINGLIGFAGKAAYNSAKHGVIGLTKVAALESAADGVTVNSICPGYVDTPLVRGQMKDIASSRNVPVEKVLEEVIYPLVPQKRLLDVKEIADYAMFLSSDQAKSVTGQAVVIDGGYTAQ, encoded by the coding sequence ATGGTAAACGACAAAGTAGTAGTCATCACAGGATCAGCAAGTGGAATTGGATACGAAATCGGTAAAACCTTCGCCGAAAATGGAAGTAAAGTCGTATTGACCGACCTTAACGAAGAGGGTGTCAAAGCTTCAGCGCAGGAATTAAAAGATCTTGGATATGAAGCAATTGGTTTGAAAGCAGATGTGACAAGCGAGGAAGACATTAAGAATATGATCCAGGCAGCCCATAAAGAATATGGCCGCATTGATGTTCTCATCAACAATGCCGGTCTTCAACACGTGTCCCCAATTGAAGAATTCCCGACAGAAAAGTTTGAGTTGATGATAAAAATCATGCTGACGGCACCGTTTGTCGCCATTAAACACGTCCTTCCCATTATGAAAGAGCAGAAGTTCGGACGTATCCTCAACATCTCTTCCATCAATGGATTGATCGGCTTTGCAGGTAAAGCAGCCTATAATAGTGCCAAGCACGGTGTCATTGGGCTTACGAAGGTAGCAGCACTCGAATCCGCAGCTGATGGTGTAACCGTCAATTCCATCTGTCCGGGATATGTTGACACTCCGCTCGTTCGTGGACAAATGAAGGATATCGCAAGCTCAAGGAACGTACCAGTCGAAAAGGTCCTTGAAGAAGTAATCTACCCGCTCGTTCCACAAAAACGTCTGTTGGATGTGAAAGAAATCGCAGATTACGCTATGTTCTTATCAAGTGATCAAGCAAAAAGCGTCACAGGACAAGCCGTTGTCATTGATGGTGGGTATACAGCTCAATAA
- a CDS encoding GNAT family N-acetyltransferase — translation MRIVYSGTLKTSHIPFLVKVIPGEGSGELLSLQESVRSALKEPAILQPLSEEEFDHILAGNGLILGVYVEGELVGARAVLFPAIDEDHLGNDVGIPRSEWPKVVYQEISLVSENVRGNGLQKLLGQLIMEELKSRRDEFKYVCCTVAPYNIPSLKDKFNQGLAIGGFKRKYGGNWRYIFVKNL, via the coding sequence TTGAGGATCGTATACTCAGGGACGTTAAAAACATCACATATCCCCTTTCTAGTAAAGGTGATACCAGGGGAGGGGAGTGGGGAACTGCTCTCCTTACAGGAATCTGTCCGATCTGCATTGAAGGAACCTGCCATCCTTCAGCCTCTCTCTGAAGAGGAGTTCGACCATATTCTGGCTGGAAACGGGTTGATTTTGGGGGTCTATGTCGAAGGTGAGCTCGTTGGAGCAAGAGCGGTCTTATTTCCTGCCATCGATGAAGATCACTTGGGCAATGATGTGGGGATTCCACGTTCGGAGTGGCCAAAAGTAGTGTATCAGGAGATCTCTCTTGTATCGGAGAATGTACGCGGCAATGGATTGCAGAAACTCCTAGGCCAACTGATCATGGAAGAACTGAAGAGCCGTAGGGATGAATTTAAGTATGTCTGCTGTACCGTTGCCCCATACAATATTCCAAGTTTAAAAGATAAATTTAATCAGGGACTGGCCATTGGCGGCTTTAAACGAAAATACGGAGGCAATTGGCGATACATCTTCGTCAAGAATCTCTAG
- a CDS encoding LysR family transcriptional regulator produces the protein MDIRQLTYFNEVAKHKSFTKASRVLHLSQPTLSKMVKGLEDELEMELIDRSSRQIQLTEAGQIVYEQSSVILESLDHLSTHLYDLMHLKKGKIKIGIPPLIGFLYFPKLIKSFKNQYPDIEIQLIEHGANQVTQEVKDGLLDLGVIVMPLDEDSLDIISIIEERLHLFVHSDHRFAARESITMKELEEEEFILFSEGFTLHDRVIEYCKEAGFSPKIAYESSQWDFINEMIGENLGVSILPQSLTKKLKTSSVTSVPIKSPGLPYKLGVVTKKGRYVSFASKKFIAHMNNHFSHS, from the coding sequence ATAGATATCCGTCAACTCACCTACTTCAACGAAGTAGCCAAACATAAAAGCTTTACCAAAGCATCACGGGTCCTTCACCTGTCCCAGCCTACCCTCAGCAAGATGGTGAAAGGCCTTGAGGATGAGCTGGAAATGGAGCTTATCGACCGGTCATCCCGGCAAATCCAGCTGACAGAGGCCGGACAGATCGTCTATGAACAATCAAGCGTCATCCTTGAATCACTCGACCATCTGTCCACTCACCTGTATGATCTGATGCACTTGAAGAAAGGGAAAATCAAAATTGGAATCCCACCGTTGATCGGGTTCCTATATTTCCCCAAGCTGATCAAGTCATTTAAGAATCAGTACCCCGATATCGAGATTCAGCTGATCGAGCATGGGGCCAATCAGGTGACGCAAGAGGTGAAGGACGGTCTTCTCGATCTTGGGGTCATCGTCATGCCCCTTGATGAGGATTCACTCGATATCATTTCCATCATCGAAGAGCGGTTGCATTTGTTTGTTCATTCGGATCACCGGTTTGCAGCTCGTGAATCCATCACGATGAAAGAGCTGGAGGAAGAAGAGTTCATCTTATTCAGCGAAGGATTCACTCTTCATGATCGCGTAATCGAATACTGCAAGGAAGCTGGATTTAGCCCGAAGATTGCCTACGAGAGCTCACAGTGGGATTTTATCAACGAAATGATCGGAGAGAATCTCGGGGTGTCCATCCTTCCCCAGTCCCTAACGAAGAAACTGAAGACCTCTTCCGTCACTTCTGTCCCCATCAAGTCTCCCGGGCTGCCTTACAAGTTGGGTGTTGTAACGAAGAAGGGAAGGTATGTATCCTTTGCGTCCAAGAAATTCATTGCGCATATGAATAATCATTTCTCTCATTCATAA
- a CDS encoding carboxymuconolactone decarboxylase family protein: MSKYEAGLEKLMEYTLSGNKDVPSHLKISEDLESIAPDVGKYIIEFAYGDIYSRSGLTNQQRALITISSLVTQGTEPQLELHINTGLTAGLTEKEIVEAIIHLIPYTGFPRVLNALEVARKVFALRKEE; encoded by the coding sequence ATGAGTAAGTACGAAGCCGGACTGGAAAAACTGATGGAATACACCCTTTCAGGCAATAAAGACGTTCCCAGCCACCTTAAGATCTCAGAGGACTTGGAGAGCATCGCACCTGATGTGGGGAAATACATTATTGAATTCGCATATGGAGACATCTACTCACGCTCCGGTTTGACGAACCAACAGCGCGCATTGATCACGATTTCGTCGCTTGTGACCCAAGGTACGGAGCCTCAATTGGAGCTTCATATCAATACGGGCCTGACGGCAGGACTGACGGAAAAGGAAATTGTAGAAGCTATCATCCATTTGATCCCTTACACAGGCTTCCCGCGCGTGCTCAACGCCCTTGAAGTGGCCAGGAAGGTCTTTGCCCTGAGAAAAGAAGAGTAA